Below is a window of Pseudomonadota bacterium DNA.
AAGAAAAACTCTTCGAACGGGCTGAAGACCAGGATTAGGCGGCTGACCTGCCGCCGTCCCGCCGTTTTCCCTGAAAGCGGGTTCCATATGGCCTCGCAGCAGCCCCGCCCGGCCGGTGCTTTTTCCGCTCCCGGCTGAACGGAGCAACGGCAGCGCCCTCTCCCGCCGCCTGAAAGCGTTTTCCTTCCGGCTTGCGGTCACCGGGATGACGGCCTTCTGGACGACGACCATCGGGGTGACGACCCTCCGGCCGGCGATAATCTTCTCCGGCCCTTTTCCGGAATGGCGGCCTTTGCCCTGCCGGTTTTCTTGCATCCCGCGAACCGGGAGCTGGCATCCGGGGCTCCAAGCCAGCAATGACATGTTCGGTCAGCGCCTTGCCTGTATAGCGCTCGATGGCCTTCAGAAGGCCCCGCTCGGACATTCCCGCAAAGGTCCATGACGTGCCGGAGGCACCCGCCCGGCCTGTGCGCCCGATCCGGTGGACATAGTCCTCGGCCACGCGGGGCAGGTCGAAATTGATCACGTGGGTCACATCCCGGATATCGATCCCGCGCGCCGCCACATCTGTGGCCACCAGGTACCGGACCTGACCCTTGCGCAGCCTGTCCACCGTGCGGTTGCGGTGGTTCTGCTTCATGTCGCCGTGCAGGGCCGCCGCAGCGTGACCTTTTTCGTTCAGGTCATCCGCCAGACGGTCGGCGTCGCGCTTTGTCGCCGTGAAAATGATAGCCTTGCCCGTCTCCGGCTGGCTCACCAGATGATCCAGAAGCCGGTGCTTGTGGGACAGGTCGCTGGCCCACAGCAGCCGCTGGTCAATGGTGTCATGGGACTTGTGGGTGCCGGCGATATCAACCCGGTGCGGATCCTTCAGAAGCCGGCCGGCCAGTCTGGCCATGGGCGCATCCATGGTGGCCGTGAACATGAGGGTCTGGCGCTGGGCCGGGCATTTGTCCGAGATTTCCTGCACTGCATCAAGAAATCCCATGTCCAGCATACGGTCGGCCTCGTCCAGCACCAGCATCTCGACACAGGACAG
It encodes the following:
- a CDS encoding DEAD/DEAH box helicase, translating into MTTNTTLFSDLPLAQPLLRALEACQYTTPTPVQTQAIPVALEGRDLIATAQTGTGKTAAFVLPALQKIQIPRPKPGYGPRVLVLTPTRELALQVLEAVKKYSKFSRVFAGAIIGGASYFEQKKLLSRETHLIVGTPGRLIDQMNAGRLDLSCVEMLVLDEADRMLDMGFLDAVQEISDKCPAQRQTLMFTATMDAPMARLAGRLLKDPHRVDIAGTHKSHDTIDQRLLWASDLSHKHRLLDHLVSQPETGKAIIFTATKRDADRLADDLNEKGHAAAALHGDMKQNHRNRTVDRLRKGQVRYLVATDVAARGIDIRDVTHVINFDLPRVAEDYVHRIGRTGRAGASGTSWTFAGMSERGLLKAIERYTGKALTEHVIAGLEPRMPAPGSRDARKPAGQRPPFRKRAGEDYRRPEGRHPDGRRPEGRHPGDRKPEGKRFQAAGEGAAVAPFSRERKKHRPGGAAARPYGTRFQGKRRDGGRSAA